A single genomic interval of Nostoc commune NIES-4072 harbors:
- a CDS encoding TIGR02921 family PEP-CTERM protein yields the protein MKWFWDISFYGIFWLWNLTFLMLVYVGILPYVGVPLFQATLTGDIPTEFSLTLVTLIAIPTICSIIGGWRFIKQPLQLIRLFYGVEAPLFVLCLLRLFVIRELTSASSQILITTGVCIAAFTGELFWGYASRRKSSLQWIQMLAHTLMLIFGIYAGAVLLFYALPLAVFLLQAFIKFAWVQPLWDVLYHSAFVGGLLLLLTWLAILGFSATLFIAMPSVLTAMYVHSGAKILRVFASEHGKNKTFAGVGAVFVAFAVTFVSLQQQPQVLAFSLLANTPKNDSDRQTLVAKSEQIRTGLVNAYLSSYRYLSSKQENNHIRAMYEHVLGLDKSAADGLQATYNFLMSPFLYNGSDKDPAKAEKLYADFFDTPLQKAEKTAVSHAVQSTFNEQEVKAGLLNINEKKVLLVSQQVTVKEHGDWADVELYEVYKNQTPEVQEVFYSFSLPESAVITGLYLGDTNKLDQRFRFVVSPRGAAQKVYNSQVRRSRPIDPALLEQVGPRHYRLRAFPIPPKNVQQIVGQPPLPTEMHLWLTYKVLGQDLGWEMPDLGERRNIFWTNQTKRIRNGKEIGLKDDAWLEKFIPASGKIQPVSHEVNLEEGYKILAKPLSRQDYTLPKHQRIAVVLDTSRSMGEHLKELAQTLSWLKKHGFSDNDLTNNDADLYLSVSPGAVPKRLDDLQQFQPEKVTFYGTIQPQEMLTQFNNLRGDTAYDVVLLLSDEGSYELSKNDKTVPDTPAPLWMIHLGGLPGAYNDGIIKSLQDSGGGVGVDISEVLQRIATKSALSNVVSVVNGYAWYLQTLDTAIATSNQQDDLLPLAARQLILGLSKKIKLDNLKTLDAIHAVAKKYKIVSPYSSMLVLVNDEQRQLLKAAEAQSDRFDRKVENGKENLSKPINPLKVSVPEASGGWLLGVSAIALFILVKRRR from the coding sequence GTGAAATGGTTTTGGGATATAAGTTTTTATGGAATTTTTTGGCTTTGGAACCTAACATTTTTAATGTTAGTTTACGTGGGGATATTGCCATACGTAGGTGTGCCATTATTTCAGGCAACCTTAACAGGTGATATTCCAACTGAATTTTCCTTGACTCTAGTTACTTTAATTGCCATTCCCACAATTTGCAGTATTATTGGTGGCTGGAGGTTTATTAAACAACCTTTACAGCTAATTCGCCTATTTTATGGTGTAGAAGCACCACTATTTGTGTTGTGTTTGTTGCGGTTATTTGTGATTCGAGAACTGACATCAGCTAGTAGCCAAATTCTGATAACAACGGGCGTATGTATCGCTGCTTTTACTGGAGAATTATTTTGGGGTTATGCTTCCCGGCGCAAAAGTAGTTTGCAATGGATACAAATGTTAGCCCATACATTAATGCTGATATTTGGTATTTATGCAGGTGCAGTGTTGTTATTTTATGCCTTGCCTTTAGCGGTATTTCTGTTGCAAGCATTCATCAAGTTTGCATGGGTACAGCCATTATGGGATGTACTATATCACTCAGCTTTTGTGGGGGGTTTATTACTACTTCTAACTTGGCTAGCTATTCTTGGTTTTAGTGCCACATTGTTTATTGCAATGCCATCGGTGTTAACAGCAATGTATGTACATTCAGGAGCAAAAATTTTAAGAGTTTTTGCTTCAGAACATGGTAAAAATAAAACATTTGCTGGCGTTGGTGCAGTTTTTGTGGCGTTTGCAGTTACTTTTGTATCTTTACAACAACAACCCCAAGTATTAGCTTTTTCACTCTTAGCTAATACACCTAAAAATGATAGCGATCGCCAAACACTCGTAGCCAAGTCAGAACAAATCCGTACAGGATTAGTTAACGCTTATTTATCTTCTTACCGCTACCTTAGCAGCAAGCAAGAAAATAACCACATCAGGGCTATGTATGAGCATGTATTAGGCTTAGATAAATCGGCTGCTGATGGATTGCAAGCAACTTATAACTTTCTGATGTCGCCATTTTTATATAATGGTTCTGACAAAGATCCTGCTAAGGCAGAGAAACTTTACGCCGATTTTTTTGATACACCTCTACAAAAAGCAGAAAAAACAGCAGTTAGTCACGCAGTACAATCTACTTTTAACGAACAAGAAGTTAAAGCAGGTTTATTAAATATTAACGAAAAAAAGGTTTTATTGGTATCACAACAAGTCACAGTTAAAGAACATGGTGATTGGGCTGATGTGGAATTATACGAAGTTTATAAAAACCAAACACCAGAAGTTCAGGAAGTTTTTTATTCCTTTTCTTTACCAGAAAGCGCTGTAATTACTGGCTTATACTTAGGAGATACTAATAAATTAGACCAACGTTTCCGTTTTGTTGTCTCTCCTCGTGGTGCTGCCCAGAAAGTTTATAATTCTCAAGTTAGACGTTCACGACCTATAGATCCCGCTTTGTTGGAACAAGTAGGGCCGAGACATTATCGCTTACGGGCTTTTCCTATTCCTCCTAAGAATGTACAACAAATAGTAGGGCAACCACCACTTCCCACAGAAATGCACCTATGGTTAACTTACAAAGTTCTAGGGCAAGACTTGGGTTGGGAAATGCCCGATTTAGGGGAAAGACGTAATATATTCTGGACTAATCAAACCAAGCGTATCCGTAACGGTAAAGAAATCGGTTTGAAAGACGATGCTTGGTTAGAAAAATTCATCCCCGCGAGTGGAAAAATTCAGCCTGTATCACATGAAGTAAATTTAGAAGAAGGCTACAAAATATTAGCTAAACCCCTATCTCGTCAAGATTACACCTTACCCAAACACCAACGAATTGCTGTAGTTCTCGATACTTCTCGCAGCATGGGGGAACATCTTAAAGAATTGGCGCAAACATTATCATGGTTGAAAAAACACGGCTTTTCAGATAATGATTTGACAAACAACGATGCAGATTTATATCTTAGTGTTTCTCCAGGCGCTGTACCCAAACGGTTAGATGATCTCCAGCAATTTCAACCGGAAAAAGTCACTTTTTACGGCACAATTCAACCCCAAGAAATGCTGACACAGTTTAATAATTTGCGTGGAGATACAGCTTATGATGTCGTTTTGCTATTGAGTGATGAAGGTAGTTATGAATTGTCGAAGAACGATAAAACCGTTCCCGATACGCCTGCACCTTTGTGGATGATACATCTAGGTGGATTACCTGGGGCTTATAACGATGGCATCATTAAATCATTACAAGATAGTGGTGGTGGAGTTGGTGTTGATATTTCTGAAGTGCTGCAACGAATTGCTACCAAATCAGCTTTAAGTAATGTTGTAAGTGTTGTTAATGGTTATGCTTGGTATCTGCAAACATTAGACACAGCAATTGCAACCAGCAATCAACAAGATGATTTATTGCCCTTAGCAGCCAGACAATTAATTTTAGGGTTGAGTAAAAAAATTAAGTTAGACAATCTCAAAACTTTAGATGCGATTCATGCCGTAGCTAAAAAATACAAGATTGTCAGCCCTTATTCTTCGATGTTGGTATTAGTCAACGATGAACAAAGACAGTTACTCAAAGCAGCAGAAGCCCAAAGCGATCGCTTTGACCGGAAAGTTGAGAATGGTAAGGAAAATCTCTCTAAACCCATTAATCCCCTGAAAGTTAGCGTCCCTGAAGCGTCAGGAGGATGGCTTTTAGGTGTGAGTGCGATCGCTCTATTCATCCTTGTCAAACGTCGGCGTTAA
- the gntT gene encoding guanitoxin biosynthesis MATE family efflux transporter GntT encodes MSSFAQRSVFIRHFLKLASVNVLSNLMVPLAGLIDVIFLGHLTEIRHLAGVALATILFNYIYWTFGFLRMGTTGMVAQAIGRKDNQSAVIIGLQHGILALILGLTILIFQQPLQIFGFAILSATPEVKSSGVDFYNALVWGAPATLINFVLIGWFLGQAQSSKVLLLSAISNCANVLLDYLFIVQWGWASRGAGLATATSQYLMLMVGILLYCQTISFKQIQALIGELFDLSALKSAFMLNGEIIIRTFALISTMAMFSNLSSMLGTEILAANTLLMQVVSLAAYFIDGLAFATESLAGIFQGSGNITSLKQLLQTSVISSLVIGLMFATAFIFAPESLLRLLTNHTEIINNLRSYIPWLLPVLGFGSVAYALDGYFLGLTQGYILRQAMLTATVIGFIPSAITAWYFHNSHLLWLSMSLFMAARTITLALYVPKSFCKRQ; translated from the coding sequence TTGTCTAGCTTTGCTCAACGTTCAGTATTCATCCGCCACTTTCTAAAACTTGCCTCTGTAAATGTTCTTTCAAATCTAATGGTTCCCTTGGCAGGACTAATAGATGTAATATTTTTAGGGCATTTAACGGAGATTCGTCATTTAGCAGGTGTGGCACTAGCAACAATTTTATTCAATTATATTTATTGGACATTCGGTTTCTTACGCATGGGTACAACTGGAATGGTTGCCCAGGCGATCGGGCGTAAAGATAACCAATCGGCAGTAATAATTGGTTTACAGCATGGAATTTTAGCACTGATATTAGGACTCACCATCCTGATATTTCAACAACCTTTACAAATATTTGGGTTTGCGATTCTCAGTGCTACACCAGAAGTTAAAAGTTCTGGTGTTGATTTCTATAATGCCTTAGTATGGGGTGCCCCAGCAACACTGATTAACTTTGTCTTAATTGGTTGGTTTCTTGGACAAGCACAAAGTAGTAAAGTGTTGTTGCTTTCAGCTATTAGTAATTGTGCAAATGTACTACTTGATTATCTATTTATTGTTCAGTGGGGATGGGCAAGTAGAGGAGCTGGGTTAGCGACAGCCACTAGTCAATATCTCATGCTAATGGTAGGGATTTTGCTATATTGTCAAACAATTTCATTTAAACAAATACAAGCTTTAATTGGGGAACTATTTGACCTATCTGCTTTAAAATCAGCTTTCATGCTGAATGGAGAAATTATTATTCGGACTTTCGCTTTAATTTCGACAATGGCAATGTTTAGCAACCTCAGTTCTATGTTAGGAACTGAAATTCTGGCGGCCAATACCCTGCTGATGCAAGTGGTGAGCTTGGCAGCATATTTCATTGATGGCTTGGCATTCGCTACTGAGAGCTTGGCTGGAATTTTTCAAGGTAGTGGAAATATTACTTCTTTAAAACAACTGTTGCAAACTTCTGTAATCAGTAGCTTGGTTATAGGATTAATGTTTGCTACTGCATTTATTTTTGCCCCAGAATCATTGTTAAGATTGCTGACCAATCATACTGAAATTATTAATAATTTACGCTCTTATATTCCTTGGTTGTTACCAGTTTTAGGTTTTGGCTCAGTCGCTTATGCGCTAGACGGTTATTTTCTAGGGTTGACTCAAGGTTATATACTTCGCCAAGCTATGCTTACAGCTACTGTAATCGGTTTTATTCCATCAGCAATTACAGCTTGGTATTTTCATAATAGTCATTTACTATGGCTATCAATGTCTTTATTTATGGCAGCAAGAACAATAACTTTGGCATTGTACGTACCAAAATCATTTTGTAAAAGACAGTAA
- a CDS encoding glutathione S-transferase family protein, whose protein sequence is MKLYYIPTTRAVRPRWLLEEMEIAYDLVRVNMSMTKQPEYKELHPHSKVPVLVDGSVTIFESAAICAYLADKYIGLGFAPLPDSPERAYYHQWLFYAAVTLEPPVEHYMFNVLPNLPEKLLPGFVRLETSKQESRQWFDRVAEPLREVLVGRNYLVANRLTAADIITGGVLLWAKKLGMLLDDDPLSEYINGLMQRPAFIRADEDFYAKIATM, encoded by the coding sequence ATGAAGCTATATTACATCCCCACAACAAGAGCGGTACGCCCAAGGTGGCTTTTAGAAGAAATGGAAATTGCTTATGACTTAGTTCGAGTCAATATGAGCATGACCAAACAACCAGAATATAAAGAACTACATCCACACAGCAAAGTACCAGTTTTAGTAGATGGATCAGTGACAATTTTTGAGTCTGCTGCAATTTGTGCTTATCTTGCAGACAAATATATCGGTCTGGGATTTGCTCCACTGCCAGATAGCCCTGAGCGTGCTTATTATCATCAGTGGCTATTTTATGCGGCAGTTACCTTAGAACCACCTGTTGAGCATTATATGTTTAATGTTTTGCCAAATCTGCCAGAAAAACTGCTGCCGGGCTTTGTGAGGTTGGAAACTTCAAAACAAGAATCCCGACAATGGTTTGACAGAGTTGCTGAACCTCTTAGAGAAGTATTGGTTGGCAGAAATTATTTAGTAGCTAATAGGCTAACGGCTGCTGATATTATCACCGGAGGAGTTTTGCTTTGGGCTAAAAAGTTAGGAATGCTCTTAGATGATGATCCCCTCAGTGAATATATCAATGGCTTGATGCAGCGGCCTGCTTTTATACGTGCTGATGAAGATTTTTATGCCAAGATAGCTACAATGTAA
- a CDS encoding two-partner secretion domain-containing protein, with protein MKAVSVCWNLANVILTGGMLFWCGFANAQVSADGTVNTTVSQSGNNFTITNGSAANSNLFHSFQQFTVPTGTSAIFDLINTPNISSIFSRVTGGSISHIDGVIQTINNNNPVSLFLLNPSGIVFGPNAQLNIGGSFVGTTANSIKFADGVEFNATNTTVAPLLTINVPVGLQFGQNSGAIAVQNSINSIPQTPLGLQLSSGKTLALLGNGIDLAGGVLKTVNGSIQLGSVQSGQVGLTPTSQGWTFDYSNTEGLGDIQLTQQAQVSGFGFGNSIIQMQGRDISFLEGSAVISQNQGVFSSNRITINTTGSFTLAGTNPTGTRSSQLGSYTTGIGQAGDITISTGQLLLRDGAQIKSQNLSSGQGGNIIVNAAESISANGFNPVNPSVMTSILTSSTGSGKGGNVTLSTQKLTVANGATIGSTTLRTGNGGNVQIDASDSINVSGINNITFLPTVVASSTVGSGNAGNLTITTARLKVQAGSLVTSSTGAIGNAGNVKILASDFIEVSGTSPNTMLSSRIGSNALRLDPVTRATYGLPEFPTGNAGGVILITPQLRVMDRGDIGVKNEGTGNAGNFEVYADSILLTNRGTISATTQSGNGGSLVLNAQQLLLMRGNSKISVEAKEAGDGGNITLNAPNIVGLENSDIIANAVKGRGGNIQITTQGLFGLKFRPQLTPENDITASSQFGVSGTVQVNTIGVDPNSGLVELPANVTDPSQQIVTGCAGNQGNRFVATGRGGVPQNPNQQVMSDRTWSDTRDISAYRKTREVTAQIPPSPEILIQATSWHRNANGKVELIATQSPANIQPQLTCAALVKN; from the coding sequence ATGAAAGCTGTCTCTGTTTGCTGGAATTTGGCTAATGTAATTTTGACAGGTGGGATGCTCTTTTGGTGCGGCTTTGCCAACGCTCAAGTCAGCGCAGATGGCACTGTCAACACCACTGTTTCCCAATCTGGTAATAATTTCACTATCACTAACGGTAGTGCTGCAAACAGTAACCTCTTTCACAGTTTCCAGCAGTTTACTGTTCCCACCGGTACTTCAGCCATCTTTGATTTAATCAACACGCCTAATATATCCTCAATATTCAGTCGGGTTACAGGAGGTAGTATTTCTCACATTGATGGCGTGATTCAAACCATTAACAACAACAACCCGGTTAGCTTATTTTTGCTTAATCCTAGTGGTATTGTCTTTGGCCCCAATGCCCAACTGAATATTGGTGGCTCGTTTGTTGGTACAACTGCAAATAGCATTAAATTTGCTGATGGGGTGGAGTTTAATGCTACCAATACTACAGTAGCACCCCTGTTGACAATCAATGTACCAGTTGGCTTACAGTTTGGGCAAAACTCAGGCGCTATCGCAGTACAAAACTCGATTAATAGCATCCCCCAAACTCCGCTAGGTTTGCAGCTAAGTTCAGGTAAGACCCTTGCTTTGCTGGGAAATGGAATTGATTTAGCAGGTGGCGTTCTCAAAACCGTAAATGGCTCGATCCAACTTGGTAGTGTCCAGTCAGGACAAGTTGGCCTAACTCCCACAAGCCAAGGGTGGACATTTGATTATTCTAATACTGAGGGACTGGGCGATATCCAGTTGACTCAACAGGCACAAGTATCTGGCTTTGGGTTTGGCAATAGTATTATTCAAATGCAGGGTAGAGATATCAGCTTTTTAGAAGGTTCGGCTGTTATCAGTCAAAATCAAGGTGTCTTTTCATCGAATCGGATTACAATTAATACCACTGGGTCGTTCACCCTCGCAGGAACAAACCCAACAGGAACTAGAAGCAGCCAATTAGGAAGCTACACAACCGGAATAGGGCAGGCTGGAGACATTACCATCTCAACTGGACAACTATTGCTGCGGGATGGAGCGCAAATCAAATCTCAAAACTTGAGTTCGGGGCAGGGTGGGAATATCATAGTAAACGCTGCCGAGTCGATCTCAGCCAATGGATTTAATCCTGTCAATCCTTCAGTAATGACATCGATTCTGACAAGCTCGACTGGTTCTGGAAAGGGAGGAAACGTTACCCTTTCAACTCAAAAACTTACAGTTGCTAACGGCGCTACCATTGGGTCAACTACTCTTAGAACTGGTAATGGTGGTAATGTCCAAATTGATGCCTCAGACTCGATAAATGTTTCTGGAATTAATAACATCACATTTCTCCCTACCGTTGTGGCGTCATCAACAGTAGGAAGTGGAAATGCTGGAAATCTAACCATCACAACTGCACGATTAAAAGTGCAAGCTGGAAGTTTAGTTACCTCCTCGACTGGCGCAATCGGAAATGCTGGCAATGTAAAGATTTTGGCTTCAGACTTTATCGAGGTGAGCGGTACATCACCAAATACTATGTTAAGTAGTAGAATTGGCTCTAATGCACTACGCCTTGATCCTGTCACCCGCGCAACTTATGGGCTACCGGAATTTCCCACTGGTAATGCGGGAGGGGTAATCCTGATAACGCCTCAATTGCGCGTTATGGATCGAGGTGACATCGGGGTGAAAAATGAGGGTACGGGCAATGCAGGTAATTTCGAGGTTTATGCTGACTCGATTCTCCTGACTAATCGCGGGACAATTTCGGCAACTACACAATCTGGAAACGGAGGAAGCTTGGTTCTCAATGCTCAACAACTGTTATTAATGCGGGGTAACAGCAAAATTTCTGTTGAAGCTAAGGAAGCAGGTGATGGTGGTAATATCACGCTCAACGCTCCAAACATTGTAGGTTTAGAAAATAGTGACATTATTGCTAATGCCGTCAAAGGTCGGGGGGGCAATATCCAAATCACTACACAAGGGCTTTTCGGACTAAAGTTTCGTCCCCAACTGACACCAGAGAATGACATCACTGCCAGTTCCCAATTTGGGGTTAGCGGCACGGTTCAAGTCAATACCATTGGCGTTGATCCAAATTCGGGTTTAGTCGAATTACCAGCAAATGTCACCGATCCATCTCAGCAAATTGTCACAGGTTGCGCGGGCAATCAAGGCAACCGCTTTGTCGCAACGGGTCGGGGTGGTGTGCCGCAAAATCCAAATCAACAAGTAATGAGCGATCGCACTTGGTCTGACACCCGCGATATCTCAGCATACCGCAAAACTCGTGAGGTGACAGCCCAAATTCCTCCCTCTCCAGAGATACTTATCCAAGCTACTTCCTGGCATCGTAACGCTAATGGCAAAGTTGAATTAATTGCAACACAATCTCCCGCAAATATACAACCCCAGTTAACTTGTGCTGCACTTGTGAAGAATTAG
- a CDS encoding phytoene desaturase family protein, translating into MKPDYLIVGSGLSALVFGALMANSGKTVQILEAHEHPGGFGHTFTMARKYTFNAQFHYVWDCGEGQTVNRVLKKLGLDREVTFERYDPDGFDHMRMPGYALDIPSEPEELIQRLSRLFPAYSDRIRQFVNDVEKTSAGLKRLAPPVKPIELLKHTSEVVCTVQYLNSTLQDVFDKFQLPQAAQTLLALQWPDFLLPPNQLSFYAWVALFKGYQAGAFYPTQHFEHVINSLVKVIESNGGEVLLNHEVTNFRLTDRTITGVEAMDLTTHQTHEFTGDTVICNIDPKKAAKMIGESNFSKTVRRKLNYEYSASNYMAYCVVKDLDLRNYGFGEWNLFHTGHQDLNEAFAQMYEHNDFSNPSFAITTPSLLTQASRDCPEDCQIVEFLTVANYNYFKQLRQSDSRRDGKADRKAYNQKKQEIFDSILDVVEKEYVPNFRKHLVFHITGSPTTNERFCWCPNGNSYGSSLTPRNMGLGRLNHETSLNHFYFCNASSGYPGFAPTFWTGALLYQRLSGDVLLGNS; encoded by the coding sequence ATGAAACCGGATTATCTCATTGTCGGTAGCGGTTTATCAGCATTAGTCTTTGGCGCTTTAATGGCAAACTCTGGCAAGACCGTGCAAATCCTGGAAGCCCATGAGCATCCAGGTGGCTTTGGTCACACATTTACGATGGCTAGAAAATATACATTTAATGCCCAATTCCATTATGTTTGGGATTGCGGTGAAGGACAAACGGTCAATCGGGTACTCAAGAAACTGGGCTTGGATCGGGAAGTGACTTTTGAACGGTACGACCCGGATGGCTTTGACCACATGCGAATGCCAGGATATGCATTAGATATTCCTTCGGAACCGGAAGAACTAATCCAGCGATTATCAAGGTTGTTTCCTGCATATAGCGATCGCATTCGCCAATTTGTTAACGATGTTGAAAAAACGAGCGCAGGTTTGAAAAGACTCGCTCCTCCAGTTAAGCCAATTGAACTGCTCAAACATACGAGTGAAGTGGTTTGTACGGTGCAATATCTCAACAGCACACTTCAGGATGTATTCGACAAGTTTCAGCTACCCCAAGCCGCCCAAACCCTATTGGCTCTGCAATGGCCTGATTTTCTGCTACCTCCGAATCAACTCTCGTTTTATGCCTGGGTCGCTTTGTTCAAGGGTTATCAAGCCGGTGCATTTTACCCAACCCAGCATTTTGAGCATGTAATCAATTCCTTAGTCAAAGTGATTGAATCAAATGGAGGGGAGGTATTGCTCAACCATGAAGTCACAAATTTTAGACTAACAGATCGCACAATCACCGGAGTTGAGGCGATGGATCTAACTACCCATCAAACTCATGAATTTACAGGCGACACTGTGATTTGCAACATTGACCCCAAAAAAGCCGCCAAAATGATTGGTGAGTCAAACTTCTCTAAAACCGTGCGCCGAAAACTCAACTATGAGTATTCTGCATCTAACTACATGGCTTATTGCGTCGTCAAAGACCTTGACCTCCGAAACTATGGATTTGGCGAGTGGAATCTTTTCCACACTGGTCATCAGGATTTGAATGAAGCCTTTGCTCAGATGTATGAACACAATGATTTTTCCAACCCCAGCTTTGCCATCACAACGCCCAGTTTATTGACACAAGCAAGTCGGGATTGTCCAGAAGATTGCCAGATTGTCGAATTCCTTACCGTTGCTAATTACAACTACTTTAAACAATTGCGGCAGAGCGATTCCCGTCGGGACGGCAAAGCCGATCGCAAAGCCTACAACCAGAAAAAGCAAGAAATCTTTGACTCTATCTTAGATGTTGTAGAAAAAGAATATGTGCCGAACTTTAGAAAGCATTTAGTTTTTCATATCACGGGCAGCCCCACCACCAATGAACGTTTTTGTTGGTGTCCTAACGGGAATTCTTACGGTTCTAGTCTCACACCGCGCAATATGGGTCTGGGACGTTTAAATCACGAAACCTCACTCAACCATTTCTATTTCTGCAATGCTTCATCAGGCTATCCGGGCTTTGCTCCTACATTCTGGACTGGGGCATTGCTGTATCAAAGATTATCTGGTGACGTACTTTTAGGCAATAGCTAA
- a CDS encoding FAD-dependent oxidoreductase, which yields MRIAVIGGGGSGMATAYLLDKQGHHVTVFERQPMLGGHIRTLNKNVQPTQSDCNEMLESGVLEFPTVFHNFVALMQELGVELEPIRVGSALFLKDGNPFFSKVTIENNYTGIQRFIEHLRFDSLHARSLGLWLKTRSAQMEDYYDQPLSRYVNNQSISNTWLKLLTMYSYSMPFELIDNFPAEMAIPMLRDYLSVKWLRIKGGVYCYIEKILERFKGEVLLNVKIANISRSPDCVKIERSPGEIQEFDKVVFATPPDQVIALLADPTDAELKRFSGWKANYATTTIHTDTSMYDNHHIHHPSEFDFFQTDSRWGYNSYLNQLCGISSPQHYFLSFQLERIIDPARIIHTQEHYTPLYTTESFKYRDEVVATNGDNNTYYAGAYLGDGLHEGAIASAFRVAQLIGSPLALSISGGEAAYR from the coding sequence ATGAGAATAGCAGTTATCGGTGGTGGAGGCAGTGGTATGGCTACAGCTTACCTGCTTGATAAACAAGGGCATCATGTCACTGTGTTTGAACGACAGCCGATGTTGGGGGGACATATTCGGACACTCAACAAGAATGTTCAGCCTACCCAATCTGATTGCAATGAAATGTTGGAAAGTGGAGTGTTAGAATTTCCTACCGTATTTCACAACTTTGTGGCTCTTATGCAAGAGCTAGGGGTGGAACTAGAACCCATCCGTGTCGGTTCAGCTTTATTCCTCAAGGATGGCAATCCCTTTTTCTCGAAGGTCACGATTGAGAACAACTATACAGGCATTCAACGCTTCATTGAACATCTGCGGTTCGATAGCCTCCATGCCCGTTCCCTTGGATTATGGCTAAAAACGCGATCTGCCCAGATGGAAGATTATTACGATCAGCCACTGTCTCGATATGTGAATAACCAAAGTATAAGCAATACCTGGCTAAAGTTGCTGACGATGTATAGCTACTCAATGCCGTTTGAACTCATTGATAACTTTCCCGCAGAGATGGCAATTCCGATGTTACGCGACTACCTCTCAGTCAAATGGCTCAGAATTAAAGGCGGTGTATATTGCTATATTGAAAAAATTTTGGAGCGATTTAAAGGTGAAGTTTTGTTGAATGTGAAGATTGCAAATATTTCCAGAAGCCCTGATTGTGTGAAAATCGAGCGATCGCCAGGTGAAATCCAGGAGTTTGATAAAGTCGTGTTTGCCACGCCACCCGATCAAGTGATAGCACTGTTAGCTGACCCAACCGATGCTGAACTTAAACGCTTCTCAGGTTGGAAAGCCAATTATGCAACCACCACAATTCATACGGATACTTCCATGTATGATAATCATCACATTCACCACCCCTCAGAATTTGATTTCTTTCAGACAGATAGCCGATGGGGATATAACAGTTACTTAAATCAGCTTTGCGGCATCTCATCGCCACAGCATTATTTTTTATCGTTTCAACTAGAAAGGATAATTGATCCTGCTCGCATTATTCACACTCAAGAACATTACACTCCGTTGTACACCACTGAGTCTTTTAAATACCGAGATGAAGTAGTTGCTACCAATGGAGACAACAATACTTACTATGCGGGAGCTTATCTTGGAGATGGCTTGCATGAAGGAGCGATCGCGTCTGCCTTTCGAGTTGCTCAACTCATCGGTTCACCTTTGGCTCTCTCCATTTCTGGTGGAGAAGCGGCTTATCGTTAA
- a CDS encoding ChaB family protein gives MPYQEIADLPDSVKEHLPKHAQEIFRAAFNNAQEEYGEEERAFRVAWSAVKRDYEKGNDGQWHKKPE, from the coding sequence ATGCCTTACCAAGAAATTGCAGACTTACCTGATTCAGTCAAAGAGCACTTACCCAAGCACGCCCAAGAAATTTTTCGGGCGGCATTTAACAATGCTCAAGAAGAATATGGTGAAGAAGAACGTGCTTTTCGTGTTGCTTGGAGCGCTGTGAAACGCGATTACGAAAAAGGCAACGATGGACAATGGCACAAAAAGCCAGAATAG